The Halomonas sp. 'Soap Lake #6' genomic sequence GCGCCCGGGAGCTTCGCAATGGCTATCATGGCTAATTGTTATTGGATTGGTGTATTTGTTGTTAGCGGCGGTGGGAGCTGTCGGAGACGGTTTTAAGGCGGCTACTGCAAGCAATGCTAAAGAGCTGTTTGCATTTGCCACTAATCCAATGATTGGGTTAGTGATCGGAGTTGTCGCTACCGCGCTAATCCAGAGTTCAAGCACTGTGACGGCCATCATTGTCGGGATGGTAGCGGGTGGTTTGCCAATTAGTATTGCGATTCCGCTAGTCATGGGTGCCAACATTGGTACTTCTCTCACCAGCACCATTGTTAGCCTAGGTCATGTTCGCAGCGGTGAGGAATTTCGCCGGGCTTTCTCTGCGGCTACGGTGCACGACGTGTTCAATATTGTTGCTGTGGCCATCCTTCTCCCCTTAGAAATGATGTTTGGTTTTTTAGCAAAAACCTCCGCGTTGCTGGCGGTTTTTTTTGTCAGCGATGCCAGTGTTGACATGAAAAGCCTGAATGTTATGAAAATGGTGGTTTCACCAGCGACCGACTTGCTGAACATCTCGGTGTCGTGGCTGCCAAATCAAGTGTGGGCAGGAGTGGCCCTGATCATTATTGGAGTAGGCCTGATTTTATTCGTGGTAACGGCTATTGGTAAGGTGTTACGTAGGGTCATGGTGGGTAAAGCGCGTGACATCATGCATGCAAGTGTGGGGCGAGGGCCTATCTCCGGTATGTGTTCGGGGGCTGTAATTACTGTATTGGTGCAGTCTTCTTCTACCACCACTGCACTGATTGTGCCGCTTGCTGGAACCGGTGTGTTTACTCTCAAACAGGTCTATCCGTTCACATTAGGTACCAATGTGGGCACCTGCATCACTGCGTTGCTTGCTGCGACGGCGATAAGCGGCCCGACGGCAGTCCTGGCTATGCAGATAGCATTGGTACATCTGATATTCAACCTAATGGGGATGCTAATTATATACGGTCTGCCTTTCCTACGTGATATTCCACCCAACATTGCCACTGGCCTTGCTGAGCTAGCACAGAAAAACAAACTCTATGTGGTTGCTTATATTTTAGGCGTTTTCTTTGTGCTGCCATTGCTCCTGGTTGGGGCAAGCCAATTATTTTGATCCGAGGGGGTGGGATTGCATGAGTTCACAACGCAAAAGTGAGACTGAAGCACGAATTCGCGAACTACGTGAATCGATTGATGAACTGGAAGCGCAGCTAGCTGAAGCGTCCAATCAGGAGCGGGAAGAGCATGAGCAGCATGAACTGATCGACCAGCTTGATCATTATATTGATGCTGTTGATACCAAAGTGAGTGGTCTTAAAACCTTCTGGCAGGTTCTGAAGAAAGAGCTGGGGGGAAACAATGACTAATTCAACACGTGAATATTCCTACTCCCTGATGGGGCTTGGTCTTCTATTGGTTCTTTTTCTTCAAGGCTGCAGCGAGGATAGCCACTCAATGCAGACTGTAGCATCCGGTGATTTAACTGCGAGTGGTTCAAGTACAGTTTATCCATTAACTCGAGAAGCAGTGCGTCGTTTTGAGCGTGCCAATCCAGATGTCAATATTGCCGTCGAGTTCACTGGGACAACGGCAGGTTTTAAGAAGTTTTGTGCGGGGGAGGCTGATATCAATAATGCATCTCGGCCAATAAACGAAAGCGAACAGGCCGTTTGCGAGTCTAATGATATAGCGTATGTGGAAGTGCCCATTGCGATGGATGCAATTTCGATTGTGGTACATCCATCCAACAACTGGGCAAATGATATCACTGTCGACGAGCTGCATAGGCTTTGGTTGCCGGCGTCAGAAGGCGAAGTTATGACTTGGCGTGATGTGCGCGAAAGTTGGCCAGACGAGCCCATTGAGCTGTTTGGTCGAGGTCAAGACTCGGGAACTTATGACTACTTCACGACAGCAATTTTAGGTACGACCCGCAGTAGCCGTACGGACTACGTTGCCAGTGAGGATGAGGAGTTTCTAGCTGCGCAAATTGCCGCTGAACCGGGTGCTTTGGGCTTTTTTGGAATCGGCGGATATCACCGTCACTGGAATGAGCTAAAACTTCTTGCTGTGACCAATGGTGATCACTCTGTATTTCCGACATTGGAAACCGTTAAGCGTGGTGAATATACCCCCTTATCTCGCCCACTCTATCTTTACCTGAATCAACAAAGTCTCAAGGAAAAACCGGCACTGCATCGTTTTGCCATCGCTTATGTCGAAGGCATTCGCGACTGGATTCATTTCACCGGCTACCTTCCTCTTGAAGAGCAAGTATATGCTGACACGCTCGACACGCTTCACTTGCTTGAAGGCCAGTGAGGGAGTAAAAAAGCTCATATAGTGCTAGTGGTGGTATTTGGCAAAAGGGGCTAAGGGTTTGGTAAAAGGGGCTAAGGTAGCTGGCCCCTTGATTAACGTATCTACCGTTAAGTTACGCGCTGCCCTGGTTTTGCACCGCATCTCAAAATCAAGAAGAGTTCACTCATAACGGCGTATTGTGCGCACAAACTGACTCATTGGCTAGTGGCGTTGCATAAAGACGTACTTGGTGCCGCCCGGCTTTTTTTGCTTGGTAGAGTGCCTGGTCGGCGGTGCTCATTAGTAGTGAAGGCGTCAACTGAGTATTAATCTCTAGCGCACTAATGCCGATGCTAAAAGTAACATGGGGGGCAACGGGTGAAACCTCATGCGGATAGTAAAGCGAATCAATAGTACTGTTAATTAGGAGTGCCAGTTGGTGGGCTTGGTTTGCTGGCATTTCTGCGAGTACTGAGAACTCTTCGCCACCGGTACGTGCAATGAGCACGTCATGTTGCTTGGCAACTTCACGTAGTTGCTGACCAACGGTGGTTAAGCAATGGTCGCCTTTCGGGTGACCGTAATGATCGTTAAATAATTTAAAATGATCGATATCTAGCATCATTACCGCAATCGGCGTGTGATGTGCTGTGGCTCGTTCCACGGCGTTCTGTAGCTCTTGATCGAAAAGGCGACGATTAGGCAACCCTGTCAAGGTGTCGTGGGTGGATAGAATGCTTAGTTTTTCATTGAGTTGACGCTGGTGATTAAACTGCTGTTCAAAAGCTCTGGCCAGAAGGCCGATCTCATCGCCGCGACGGAGTAGTCGATGTTGTGGCGAGAGTTGTTCTCCAAGCTGCTCGGTAAAGAGAGTGAGCGCACGAAGGGGGGATAAAATCATTCTTTGTAGTAGCACCAGTACAGCGACGATGACTAGCAGCATCATGACGCCTGTCCACTCCAGCACGTAACGTAATGAACGTAGGCCTGCTAAATACCGGACGCGCTGTAGGTTGCTGCTGATTGCAATAGCGGTTTCAGGCTGGTAGGACTGAAGCAGGCGCTCAGCAAGTACGGTATTACCCATAACAGTGGACGTGGTGAGTGATGAGGGAAGCGCTGCCATAGAGCGAACGGTAAGTGACAGTTGCATACCAGTCAGTTCACTGAGCATTTCCAGCCAATCATCATCCATCGGCCGTACTTTGAATAGCCATCCAGCTGCTGGGCCGCTTGTATCGGTACGAAGAATGGGGCTAGCAGCAACTAATGAAGGTGATGGGTGGGTATAAAGTGCACTGGGACCATGATTCTGAGTGCTAGCATTTTGAATAAAACGCTGCATTGATTCTACGAAGGGCATCATCCAGCTGCACTCTAGTGTTGGCGTTGCACAAGTTTGTAGTTGCCCGGTAGTAGGATTTAAACCACTGAGATAGTGCACCTCACCATCGGCGTTAAAAAATGCCATTAGTTGATAGCGCAGCTCTTCAAACATCTGCTGGCTGAAATTAACCTCTCCGTAACGGGGGTAGTTGCCCTGAGTAAATTCGTACGTATCATCCCAGGTCGCCCAGTCTCGAGCCTGTGCTAAAAGCTGTTGTTGATTAACTGCGATGCTACGCTCAAGCCGGTCCATCTCATTGATAATGAAAGCTTCCTCCTCCCGTTGAAGAGCAGGGAACAAGATAAAACGGGTAACAAGGCAAAGCGCTATAACTGCAACCAGAAACACTACGGTAAGGGCAATTAAAAAGCGAAAACGCAGGGAGTTGGTGAAGCGATTAGCCATGGAGCATCTCAGGTAAAAGTCTGGTTAATATTATTATTTTTGTTATAAATAAGAAAAGGGCAGACGCGAAAAGCTTCTGCCCCCTTGGTTACTGCCGTTATCCGATTTTACATGACACGTTGTCCAGGCTCTGCACCTGCATCAGGGGAGAGTAGGTAAATACCCTCATTATTTGCCGAAGCTAGTACCATGCCTTCTGACAAGCCAAAACGCATTTTACGCGGTGCCAAGTTGGCTACCATCACCGTTAAGCGA encodes the following:
- a CDS encoding Na/Pi symporter; this translates as MSTSESVLPVQRERPGASQWLSWLIVIGLVYLLLAAVGAVGDGFKAATASNAKELFAFATNPMIGLVIGVVATALIQSSSTVTAIIVGMVAGGLPISIAIPLVMGANIGTSLTSTIVSLGHVRSGEEFRRAFSAATVHDVFNIVAVAILLPLEMMFGFLAKTSALLAVFFVSDASVDMKSLNVMKMVVSPATDLLNISVSWLPNQVWAGVALIIIGVGLILFVVTAIGKVLRRVMVGKARDIMHASVGRGPISGMCSGAVITVLVQSSSTTTALIVPLAGTGVFTLKQVYPFTLGTNVGTCITALLAATAISGPTAVLAMQIALVHLIFNLMGMLIIYGLPFLRDIPPNIATGLAELAQKNKLYVVAYILGVFFVLPLLLVGASQLF
- a CDS encoding PstS family phosphate ABC transporter substrate-binding protein produces the protein MTNSTREYSYSLMGLGLLLVLFLQGCSEDSHSMQTVASGDLTASGSSTVYPLTREAVRRFERANPDVNIAVEFTGTTAGFKKFCAGEADINNASRPINESEQAVCESNDIAYVEVPIAMDAISIVVHPSNNWANDITVDELHRLWLPASEGEVMTWRDVRESWPDEPIELFGRGQDSGTYDYFTTAILGTTRSSRTDYVASEDEEFLAAQIAAEPGALGFFGIGGYHRHWNELKLLAVTNGDHSVFPTLETVKRGEYTPLSRPLYLYLNQQSLKEKPALHRFAIAYVEGIRDWIHFTGYLPLEEQVYADTLDTLHLLEGQ
- a CDS encoding sensor domain-containing diguanylate cyclase; its protein translation is MANRFTNSLRFRFLIALTVVFLVAVIALCLVTRFILFPALQREEEAFIINEMDRLERSIAVNQQQLLAQARDWATWDDTYEFTQGNYPRYGEVNFSQQMFEELRYQLMAFFNADGEVHYLSGLNPTTGQLQTCATPTLECSWMMPFVESMQRFIQNASTQNHGPSALYTHPSPSLVAASPILRTDTSGPAAGWLFKVRPMDDDWLEMLSELTGMQLSLTVRSMAALPSSLTTSTVMGNTVLAERLLQSYQPETAIAISSNLQRVRYLAGLRSLRYVLEWTGVMMLLVIVAVLVLLQRMILSPLRALTLFTEQLGEQLSPQHRLLRRGDEIGLLARAFEQQFNHQRQLNEKLSILSTHDTLTGLPNRRLFDQELQNAVERATAHHTPIAVMMLDIDHFKLFNDHYGHPKGDHCLTTVGQQLREVAKQHDVLIARTGGEEFSVLAEMPANQAHQLALLINSTIDSLYYPHEVSPVAPHVTFSIGISALEINTQLTPSLLMSTADQALYQAKKAGRHQVRLYATPLANESVCAHNTPL